A region from the Geobacillus vulcani PSS1 genome encodes:
- a CDS encoding DUF485 domain-containing protein, whose product MAVKKESLAGEGGINYEAIAQSASFRELIQAKKRFIIPATIFFFVFYFALPVLTSYSKALNAPAIGPVSWAWLFAFAQFVMTWALCILYSKRAAQFDDIVEQVKQEAKEGGNA is encoded by the coding sequence ATGGCAGTAAAAAAGGAATCATTAGCCGGTGAAGGGGGCATCAACTATGAAGCCATCGCCCAATCCGCTTCGTTTCGCGAACTCATTCAGGCAAAGAAGCGGTTTATCATCCCGGCAACCATCTTCTTCTTCGTCTTTTACTTCGCCCTTCCGGTATTAACGTCGTACTCGAAAGCGCTCAATGCGCCGGCGATCGGACCGGTCAGCTGGGCTTGGCTGTTTGCCTTTGCGCAATTTGTCATGACATGGGCCTTATGCATTCTTTATTCGAAACGCGCAGCACAATTTGATGACATCGTCGAGCAAGTGAAGCAAGAAGCAAAGGAAGGAGGAAACGCCTAA